TCCAAACGAGGAATAAAGTCAAGGCAAAGCGGATTGTCTAAATCAATTTGCATTTGCTGCTCCTGCGTGAAGTATTCGCAGGAGTCGTTTTCGGGGTGCAAATCCCATTTCGTCATGAACTTGCGGATGTCATCCTCTGGGGTTCGCATACAAAAGTCCATGACGAGCCCCTTGCTGCAAGAATACGCCGCAGGAATAACCCAATGATGTCCTGCCCAGTCAAATTGCTTATTCAACCGGAGTTCCGTTCCGGAACGGTCTTTTCCTGAATGTCCCCAGAAGTCTCCATCAAAGTAGACCTTCCATTCAGGTATGGTCGGTTCTGCTTCCGGGTTCATATCAACATCATAATAGTCTTCGGTGTACTTGATCTTGCTATAATCAAAGGATGCTTGCAGCTTTTTGATGTATGCCCACGGTTGTTCCATAGGCGTCAATTTCATTTTCTCGGCAAGCTCTGATAGCGCTTTTTTCTGTTCATGCGTCGGAGTGTTGTCCCGCAAAAAGGCTTCAAATTGGGCTTTATCCCACATCCACGCCTGTTCCAACGCTGCCGAATCATCGCAAGCAAGGAGCAGCCTCAGAAAGTCTGCAAAATTGTTTGCCAGCGGATGAACGAAATCCGGAGCCGAGTTCATGGGGCTGACGGAAAATACCATACTGCCGAAGCCTCGAACAAAGCAGAAGTGAATGCCATCCACGCCAGCCCAGCCAAAAATAGATGCACCTTTGGGCGTGCAAAAGTAAGGGTTGTTATCTTCACGACACTCCACTCCTACGACAGAGAGTTCAATACCACTTCGCAAAAATTTCTGAAATACTTTATCCATAGACCTTATGCTCCTATTAAACTCTGGTCAAATGCAAACAGAGCCTCGTTGATCTCAAAGACGTTATAGTTTCCACGCTCCACGAAATACTCCACGATGATGTCAAACTTGTTGGAGTGGGAGAGTGCAAAGCCCGCCTTCATGAGCATATCCTTCATTTCCAAAAGCGGCAGCTCAAGGGCGATGGCAAATGCAATAACGGTGGGTTTGGAAGGCTTGTAGGACTTGTCCGAGCGGATCTTCGAGAAGAGCTTCCGGTCAATATTCGCCTTCTTGTAGCACTGTGCGTCCGTCATGCCGCATTCGTCAATCTTCCGCAGCAGCATCTCGGAAAAGCTCTCGTCGATCTGTTCCAGTGCATCGTCAAGAGTTGCCGCCTTCTCGGAGCTGACTGCCATAGGAGATGTGAGCTTTTCAATAGCTTCATCGCAAACGGATGACTCGCAGGGCATGGGTTCTTCCATCTGGAAGGAACTCATTCTGCGCAGACGCTCATAACGACTATCGGTATGCTCGTCCACATAGCGGTCATCTATGTATGCAGCAATGTCGGCAAACAGCTTGCCGCTGATTTGATAGGCTTTGCGGTCGAAGATGACGATGTACACCGTCATTTCGTTTTCGAGAAGGAAGCTGCTGATGGTATCAATCGCAACCTTGAGAGCCTGATCCTTCGGATAGCCGAAAATGCCAGAGGAAATCAGCGGGAACGCAACAGACTCACATCCGTATTCCTTCGCCAGCATGAGCGAAGTCTGATAGCATGAGATCAGCCGTTCGCGCTCACCATGCCGTCCGTCATACCAGCGCGGACCGACTGCGTGAATGACATATTTGCAGGGCAGACGATAGCCCTTCGTGATCTTTGCGCTCCCGGTTTCGCAGCCGTGGAGCGTTTCACATTCTGCCAGCAGCTCCGGTCCTGCAGCGCGATGAATGCAGCCGTCCACACCGCCGCCACCCAGCAGCGACTCGTTGGCAGCGTTGACGATAGCATCCACCTTCATTTTCGTGATGTCATTTCTGACGATTTGAAGCGGCATGATTCAATCCTCCCGTCCGGTTACTTCGCGCCGGTCAGCAGCTTGTCCAGCGGGATTCTTTCCGGGTATTTTCCCTCGGTCAGAATGTCATATAAATACCTGTTATCCAGAATCATATCATCCCGGATAAGCTGCCAGTTTGCCTTTTTCCTGAAAAACACCTTGAAGATCAGGAAGTTCATGATCGCCCCAATTACCGGCGTGGTCATGCCGAAAGCCTCGGTGTGAGAGAAATGGCATCCTGTTTTGGTTCTTTTCCCTTCAAAGGTGATGAACGCCGTTTTCTTGTCGCACCGGAATACAATGCGGAAGTGGTTCTCATCCTGTTCGCATTCCGTAATTGTGCCGGTCACATCGTAGTCCAGCCCCATGACGATCTCGCGGAAGCGGATCTTGCTTCCTGCGTTATAGTTTCCGTTATAGAGATTGCATTCGATGTGGTAGGGACTCCATTTCACAAACTCTTCCTCAAAGTTAGCAGTCCATGCCTTTAATTTTTCATAGGAAGCCGGAATCTCTATCTGCTCTGTAAGAATAATCATTGTCAGTTTCTCCTATTCTGTCAAAGCGGCATCGGTGTCCGGGCGATCAGAATGACCGCCAGAATCGCGCCCACAAATGCCGCAGCCCCTATGACTGCCAACACCTTTTTGCTGAGTTTCTTCTTCGCTGCCTTGCAGATCAGCGCGGCGCAAGCCATGCAGACAACCGCAGCCACAAGTGCAATGCCCAGCGTTTCCCATAGCCAAGAAAGTTCATGTAGGATTTTCATGCGTTCATCATCTCCTGTTCGTTAAACTGGAAGTTAACTATCAACTGATAATCAAAAA
Above is a genomic segment from Faecalibacterium taiwanense containing:
- a CDS encoding O-acetyl-ADP-ribose deacetylase, yielding MPLQIVRNDITKMKVDAIVNAANESLLGGGGVDGCIHRAAGPELLAECETLHGCETGSAKITKGYRLPCKYVIHAVGPRWYDGRHGERERLISCYQTSLMLAKEYGCESVAFPLISSGIFGYPKDQALKVAIDTISSFLLENEMTVYIVIFDRKAYQISGKLFADIAAYIDDRYVDEHTDSRYERLRRMSSFQMEEPMPCESSVCDEAIEKLTSPMAVSSEKAATLDDALEQIDESFSEMLLRKIDECGMTDAQCYKKANIDRKLFSKIRSDKSYKPSKPTVIAFAIALELPLLEMKDMLMKAGFALSHSNKFDIIVEYFVERGNYNVFEINEALFAFDQSLIGA
- a CDS encoding SRPBCC family protein, with the protein product MIILTEQIEIPASYEKLKAWTANFEEEFVKWSPYHIECNLYNGNYNAGSKIRFREIVMGLDYDVTGTITECEQDENHFRIVFRCDKKTAFITFEGKRTKTGCHFSHTEAFGMTTPVIGAIMNFLIFKVFFRKKANWQLIRDDMILDNRYLYDILTEGKYPERIPLDKLLTGAK